Proteins found in one Abyssibius alkaniclasticus genomic segment:
- a CDS encoding DUF1244 domain-containing protein, which yields MDTQTEIELQAAAFRALRDHLQARTDVQNIDMMNLAGFCRNCLSRWYQEAAEAQGIEMDKETAREAFYGMPYSAWRDRYQTEATDAQKDAFKTSHAAHG from the coding sequence ATGGATACGCAAACCGAAATTGAACTGCAAGCCGCGGCCTTCCGTGCCCTGCGCGACCATTTGCAGGCCCGCACCGATGTCCAGAATATCGACATGATGAATTTGGCGGGGTTTTGCCGCAACTGCCTGTCGCGCTGGTATCAGGAGGCCGCCGAGGCACAAGGCATTGAAATGGATAAGGAAACCGCGCGCGAAGCCTTTTACGGAATGCCCTATTCTGCATGGCGCGACCGCTACCAGACCGAGGCGACCGACGCCCAGAAAGACGCGTTCAAGACCAGCCATGCGGCGCATGGGTAA
- a CDS encoding metal ABC transporter solute-binding protein, Zn/Mn family has protein sequence MAVPALAEPLNIVTSITPVQGIVADISAGLQMPELLVPPGVDPHDFTLRPSQIRALQTADIIVLMGNGMEPWWDGVADQIGADTDVIVLGRLPLIGRRLLPMRGAQNAFDPHIWLDPDILQGLGLVLADVLAERDPAGRARYLANREQMRSALAAARAEIDAQLAPLAPVQLVMGHDSMQYFETAFGLQFAGALSDGFGQDAGAQSLGAIAAMRGPACLVIDVNEANAQGLALLGDAPVVRLDPLGANLLESDNFSASLLRNLAAELRGCAP, from the coding sequence ATGGCCGTCCCGGCGCTGGCCGAACCGCTGAACATCGTCACCAGCATCACGCCCGTGCAGGGGATTGTGGCAGACATTTCCGCCGGATTGCAAATGCCCGAGTTGCTTGTCCCGCCGGGGGTTGATCCGCATGATTTCACGCTGCGCCCAAGCCAGATTCGCGCGCTCCAAACGGCCGATATCATCGTGCTGATGGGCAACGGGATGGAGCCGTGGTGGGATGGCGTTGCGGACCAGATCGGGGCGGATACCGATGTGATCGTGCTGGGCCGCCTGCCACTGATTGGCCGCAGACTTTTGCCCATGCGCGGCGCGCAGAACGCGTTCGATCCGCATATCTGGCTCGACCCCGACATTCTGCAAGGCCTGGGGCTGGTGCTGGCCGATGTGCTGGCCGAACGCGACCCGGCGGGGCGTGCGCGCTATCTGGCAAACCGCGAGCAGATGCGCAGCGCGCTTGCCGCCGCGCGCGCCGAAATTGACGCGCAGCTTGCACCGCTTGCGCCGGTGCAGCTGGTGATGGGCCACGATTCGATGCAGTATTTCGAAACCGCTTTTGGCCTGCAATTTGCAGGTGCGCTTTCCGACGGGTTCGGGCAGGATGCGGGTGCGCAAAGCCTGGGCGCAATCGCGGCAATGCGCGGGCCGGCCTGCCTGGTGATTGACGTGAACGAAGCCAATGCCCAGGGCCTGGCCCTGCTGGGCGATGCGCCGGTCGTGCGGCTGGACCCGCTTGGCGCCAACCTGTTGGAGTCGGACAATTTTTCGGCCAGTCTGCTGCGCAATCTGGCCGCGGAACTGCGGGGTTGCGCGCCCTGA
- a CDS encoding D-amino-acid transaminase → MGRITYVNGSYLPEDEAKISIFDRGFLMADSVYEVTMVLDGKLCDFPGHMARLARSLDALGIPAPLDDAALKAMHRTLISRNALVEGGIYLQVTRGAHDRDFLWPAGLAPSVVAFTQARDLVNMPSAARGIAVVTAPDIRWGRRDIKTTQLLGAALAKDIARQAGADDAWFVEEGFITEGSSNNAWIITANGTLVTRHLSTHILHGITRAALMRYAAEVQMKVEERPFTIHEAQAAQEAFITSAGSLLCPVVSVDGVAIGTGRPGPISQKLRALYIEESRKAAR, encoded by the coding sequence ATGGGCCGCATTACCTATGTCAACGGTAGCTATCTGCCTGAAGACGAAGCAAAAATCTCGATATTCGACCGCGGCTTTCTGATGGCGGATTCGGTTTACGAAGTTACAATGGTGCTGGATGGCAAGCTGTGCGACTTTCCCGGCCATATGGCGCGGCTGGCCCGCTCGCTCGATGCGCTGGGCATTCCCGCGCCGCTGGATGATGCCGCGCTAAAAGCCATGCACCGCACGCTGATCAGCCGCAATGCGCTCGTCGAAGGCGGCATCTATCTGCAGGTCACGCGCGGCGCGCATGACCGCGATTTTCTGTGGCCCGCCGGGCTTGCCCCCTCGGTTGTGGCCTTCACCCAGGCCCGCGATCTGGTGAATATGCCCAGTGCTGCGCGCGGCATCGCGGTTGTCACCGCGCCCGATATTCGCTGGGGGCGGCGCGACATCAAGACCACGCAACTGCTCGGCGCGGCACTGGCCAAGGACATCGCCCGCCAGGCCGGGGCCGATGATGCCTGGTTCGTGGAAGAGGGGTTCATCACCGAGGGCAGTTCGAACAACGCCTGGATCATCACCGCGAATGGCACGCTTGTCACCCGTCATCTGTCCACGCATATCCTGCACGGTATCACCCGCGCAGCCCTTATGCGCTATGCCGCCGAGGTGCAGATGAAGGTGGAAGAACGCCCCTTCACCATTCACGAGGCCCAGGCCGCGCAAGAGGCGTTTATCACCTCGGCCGGTTCGCTGCTCTGCCCGGTCGTGTCGGTGGATGGGGTGGCAATCGGCACCGGCAGGCCCGGCCCGATCAGCCAGAAACTGCGCGCGCTCTATATCGAGGAAAGCCGCAAGGCTGCGCGCTGA
- the dgcA gene encoding N-acetyl-D-Glu racemase DgcA → MRPRLVQLGAARFPLETPFTIARGTRLAAELVTVSLHDGTHFGRGECQPFARFGESPESVLAQIEAIALAEMPGPDALQTFAPGAARNALDCALWDLRARQAGRPVWQLAGLAPPEPVTTLLTISLDTPAAMHRAAIAAASRPVLKVKLGGAGDLDRLAAVHKGAPGARLVVDANESWTLADYLALAPQFAQLGVALIEQPLPAAAQQALRGQPRPVPLCADESCIDRTSLPALAGLYDLINIKLDKCGGLTEALALRAAARAQGFGIMVGCMISTSRAIAPALLVAQGAEFADLDGPLWLRADRFNGLEYEGAQVHPAAPGFWGQPPAARG, encoded by the coding sequence ATGCGCCCGCGTCTGGTGCAGCTTGGCGCTGCGCGGTTCCCGCTGGAAACGCCCTTTACCATTGCGCGCGGCACCCGGCTGGCCGCCGAGCTTGTGACCGTCAGCTTGCATGATGGCACCCATTTTGGCCGGGGCGAATGCCAGCCCTTTGCGCGGTTTGGCGAAAGCCCCGAGAGCGTTCTGGCGCAAATCGAAGCCATCGCGCTGGCTGAAATGCCCGGCCCCGACGCGCTGCAAACCTTTGCACCCGGCGCGGCCCGCAACGCGCTGGATTGCGCGCTATGGGATTTGCGCGCCAGGCAGGCCGGCAGGCCCGTCTGGCAGCTTGCCGGGCTTGCGCCGCCCGAGCCTGTCACCACCCTGCTGACCATCTCGCTTGACACGCCAGCCGCAATGCACCGCGCCGCGATTGCCGCCGCCAGCCGCCCGGTGCTGAAGGTCAAGCTTGGCGGTGCGGGCGATCTTGACCGGCTTGCCGCCGTGCATAAGGGCGCGCCGGGCGCGCGGCTTGTCGTTGATGCCAATGAAAGCTGGACGCTGGCCGACTATCTGGCGCTTGCGCCGCAATTCGCACAGCTTGGCGTGGCGCTGATCGAACAGCCTTTGCCGGCCGCCGCGCAGCAGGCTTTGCGCGGCCAGCCCCGCCCCGTGCCGCTTTGCGCCGATGAAAGCTGCATCGACCGCACCAGCCTGCCCGCGCTGGCGGGGCTTTACGACCTCATCAACATCAAGCTCGATAAATGCGGCGGGCTGACCGAGGCGCTGGCCTTGCGCGCGGCTGCACGCGCGCAGGGGTTTGGCATTATGGTTGGCTGCATGATCAGCACATCCCGCGCCATTGCGCCCGCGCTGCTTGTGGCGCAGGGCGCGGAATTTGCCGATCTCGACGGCCCCTTGTGGCTGCGCGCCGACCGGTTTAATGGGTTGGAATACGAGGGTGCGCAGGTGCATCCGGCAGCCCCTGGTTTTTGGGGCCAGCCGCCAGCCGCAAGGGGGTGA
- the cbiB gene encoding adenosylcobinamide-phosphate synthase CbiB — MTHVEMLVLVLLVDAALGDPAWLWARIGHPAVWMGRLIAACESRTNHGAGRRAKGLVVVLGLVIGAAILGSLLAWIPDYGLLEVAGGVALMAHRSLLDHMQAVRRACAQGMDAARKAVGMIVGRDVSGLDESGVARAAIESGAENFSDGVVAPAFWFLIFGLPGILVYKLVNTADSMIGHKDARYGAFGWAAARLDDVLNYVPARLSGLLICATGRARAAFDVMKHDADLHASPNAGWPEAAMAGSLNIALGGPRAYGGAVTPLPWMNSFGRRDLTAADIGAAMGRLWRAWAILLLGLVVLVTLGWLTSIA; from the coding sequence ATGACCCATGTTGAAATGCTCGTTTTAGTGCTGCTGGTCGATGCCGCCCTGGGCGATCCGGCCTGGCTATGGGCGCGCATCGGTCATCCGGCGGTGTGGATGGGCAGGCTGATTGCCGCTTGCGAGTCGCGCACGAACCACGGTGCCGGGCGCCGGGCCAAGGGGCTGGTGGTTGTTCTGGGGCTGGTGATTGGCGCCGCAATACTGGGCAGCCTGCTGGCCTGGATCCCGGATTACGGCCTGCTGGAAGTGGCGGGCGGCGTGGCGCTGATGGCGCATCGCAGCCTGCTCGACCATATGCAGGCGGTGCGGCGGGCCTGTGCGCAAGGCATGGATGCGGCGCGCAAGGCGGTGGGCATGATCGTGGGGCGCGATGTTTCCGGCCTCGATGAAAGCGGCGTGGCGCGCGCCGCGATCGAAAGCGGGGCCGAGAATTTTTCCGATGGGGTTGTCGCACCCGCCTTCTGGTTCCTGATTTTCGGGCTGCCGGGCATTCTGGTTTACAAGCTCGTCAACACCGCTGACAGCATGATCGGCCATAAAGACGCGCGCTATGGCGCGTTTGGCTGGGCGGCAGCACGGCTGGATGATGTGCTGAACTATGTGCCCGCGCGGCTGAGTGGCTTGCTGATTTGCGCCACGGGACGCGCGCGCGCCGCGTTTGATGTGATGAAGCATGATGCCGATCTCCACGCCTCGCCCAATGCGGGCTGGCCGGAAGCGGCGATGGCGGGCAGCCTGAACATCGCACTTGGCGGGCCGCGCGCCTATGGCGGCGCGGTGACGCCGCTGCCCTGGATGAATAGCTTCGGGCGGCGCGATTTGACCGCCGCAGATATTGGTGCCGCGATGGGGCGGCTGTGGCGGGCCTGGGCGATTTTGCTGCTGGGGTTGGTGGTGTTGGTCACGCTTGGCTGGTTAACCTCGATCGCCTAA
- a CDS encoding fumarylacetoacetate hydrolase family protein, whose translation MKLASLNNGTRDGALVVVSRDLTRCSDVRHIAPTLQNALDEWPSAAPALEAVARGLESGSVPSVRFHERDALSPLPRAFHWADGSAYVNHVELVRRARNAEMPASFWHDPLMYQGGSDKFLAPRGPIPLGGDDWGLDFEGEVAVVVGDLRQGASKAEAAAAIRLVMLVNDVSLRGLIPGELAKGFGFYQSKPSSAFSPVAVTPSMLGDAWVDGKLHLPLCVDLNGQAFGRANAGVDMTFDFPSLIAHAAKTRPLGAGAIIGSGTVSNKLDGGPGKPVAEGGAGYSCIAELRMIETIDTGAAATPFLGLGDTVRIEMKDADGHSIFGAIEQEVEAA comes from the coding sequence ATGAAACTTGCCAGCCTCAATAACGGCACGCGCGACGGTGCGCTTGTCGTCGTCTCGCGCGACCTGACCCGCTGTTCCGATGTCCGCCATATTGCCCCCACGCTGCAAAACGCGCTCGATGAATGGCCAAGTGCGGCCCCCGCGCTCGAAGCCGTGGCGCGCGGGCTTGAATCCGGCTCGGTGCCCAGCGTGCGCTTTCATGAACGCGACGCGCTTTCGCCCCTGCCGCGCGCCTTTCACTGGGCCGATGGCTCGGCCTATGTGAACCATGTCGAACTGGTGCGCCGGGCACGCAATGCCGAAATGCCGGCAAGCTTCTGGCACGACCCGCTCATGTATCAGGGCGGGTCCGACAAGTTTCTTGCCCCGCGCGGCCCCATCCCGCTGGGCGGCGATGATTGGGGCCTGGATTTCGAGGGCGAGGTTGCGGTTGTTGTCGGCGATCTGCGGCAGGGGGCTTCCAAGGCCGAAGCTGCCGCCGCCATCCGCCTTGTGATGCTGGTGAACGATGTGTCGCTGCGCGGCCTCATCCCCGGCGAGCTTGCCAAAGGGTTCGGCTTTTACCAGTCCAAACCCTCTTCGGCCTTCTCGCCGGTTGCCGTTACCCCGTCGATGCTGGGCGATGCCTGGGTTGATGGCAAGCTGCACCTGCCGCTTTGTGTCGACCTCAACGGCCAGGCCTTTGGCCGTGCCAATGCCGGTGTGGACATGACCTTCGATTTTCCCAGCCTCATTGCCCATGCCGCCAAAACCCGCCCGCTGGGGGCCGGGGCGATCATCGGGTCGGGCACGGTGTCCAACAAGCTCGATGGCGGGCCGGGCAAGCCGGTGGCCGAAGGTGGCGCGGGCTATTCCTGCATTGCCGAGCTGCGGATGATCGAAACCATCGATACCGGCGCCGCCGCCACGCCCTTTCTGGGCCTGGGCGACACGGTGCGCATTGAAATGAAAGATGCCGATGGCCATTCGATTTTCGGGGCGATCGAACAGGAGGTCGAGGCCGCATGA
- a CDS encoding ABC-F family ATP-binding cassette domain-containing protein has product MSLLALNALSAMRGDMLFANLNLTLNKGDRIGLIAANGRGKSTLLNILHGRYEAASGEVTRARGLKTGLLRQDVPPDLLALPLYDAVLGALPPEQVDFDSWRVDVALDELAVPHDLRDLPLAALSGGWQRAALLARLWLGAPDVMLLDEPTNHLDLGRIGHLQNWLDTVARGTACIIASHDRAFLDAVSNRTLFLRAEASQIFALPFTAARAALAESDTTAARQFENDMKAARQLRQQAAKLKNIGINSGSDLLITKTRQLKDRAEKIETAARPAHAERSAGDIRLANSGTHAKALLALDRVDIATPDGRVLFNTGTLWVNKGDRVVLLGANGAGKSRLLAAVLAAQSGEATGLRMAGSVVLGASDQQLAQLDGFATPMAAVAGAFDVGDQRARSLLAGAGIALDRQTGPIFALSGGQKSRLAMLVLRLTQPNFYVLDEPTNHLDIEGQEALEAELTTQGAACLLVSHDRSFVRHVGNRFWVIEGKKLVEAESPEPFFAAALADGWP; this is encoded by the coding sequence ATGTCCCTTCTTGCCCTCAATGCCCTGTCCGCCATGCGCGGCGACATGCTGTTCGCCAATCTCAACCTCACGCTCAACAAAGGCGACCGTATCGGCCTGATCGCCGCGAACGGGCGCGGAAAATCGACCCTGCTCAACATTCTGCACGGCAGATATGAGGCTGCTTCGGGCGAGGTTACGCGCGCGCGCGGGCTGAAAACCGGCCTGCTTCGCCAGGATGTGCCACCGGATTTGCTGGCGTTGCCGCTTTATGATGCCGTGCTTGGTGCCCTGCCGCCCGAGCAGGTGGATTTTGATAGCTGGCGCGTCGATGTTGCGCTTGATGAACTGGCCGTGCCGCACGATCTGCGCGACCTGCCGCTGGCGGCCCTGTCTGGCGGTTGGCAGCGCGCGGCCCTTCTGGCGCGGCTTTGGCTGGGCGCGCCCGATGTGATGCTGCTCGACGAGCCGACCAACCATCTGGACCTTGGCCGCATCGGGCATTTGCAAAACTGGCTTGATACCGTGGCGCGCGGCACGGCCTGCATCATCGCCAGCCATGACCGGGCGTTTCTTGATGCCGTCAGCAATCGCACGCTGTTCTTGCGCGCCGAGGCCAGCCAGATTTTCGCACTGCCCTTCACCGCCGCGCGTGCAGCCCTTGCCGAATCTGACACCACAGCCGCCCGCCAGTTTGAAAACGACATGAAAGCCGCGCGCCAGTTGCGCCAGCAGGCGGCCAAGCTCAAGAATATCGGCATCAATTCCGGCTCCGATCTGCTGATCACCAAAACCAGGCAGCTCAAGGACCGCGCCGAAAAAATCGAAACCGCCGCACGGCCCGCCCATGCCGAACGTTCGGCGGGCGATATCCGTCTGGCCAATTCCGGCACCCATGCCAAAGCGTTGCTGGCGCTGGACAGGGTCGACATTGCCACCCCCGATGGCCGGGTGCTGTTCAACACCGGCACGCTCTGGGTCAACAAGGGCGACCGCGTGGTGCTTTTGGGCGCAAACGGCGCGGGCAAATCACGGCTGCTGGCCGCGGTGCTGGCCGCGCAGTCAGGCGAAGCTACGGGGCTGCGCATGGCAGGCTCGGTCGTGCTTGGCGCATCCGACCAGCAGCTTGCCCAGCTTGACGGTTTCGCCACGCCAATGGCGGCCGTGGCCGGCGCCTTTGATGTGGGCGATCAGCGCGCGCGCAGCCTTCTGGCCGGTGCGGGCATCGCGCTCGACCGGCAAACCGGGCCGATCTTTGCGCTGTCCGGCGGCCAGAAATCCCGCCTTGCCATGCTGGTGCTGCGCCTCACCCAGCCAAATTTCTACGTGCTGGACGAGCCGACCAACCATCTGGATATCGAAGGCCAGGAGGCGCTGGAGGCCGAGTTGACCACGCAAGGCGCCGCCTGCCTGCTGGTCAGCCACGACCGCAGCTTCGTGCGCCATGTCGGCAACCGTTTCTGGGTGATCGAAGGCAAAAAGCTGGTCGAGGCCGAAAGCCCCGAGCCGTTCTTTGCCGCGGCTCTGGCCGACGGCTGGCCATAG
- a CDS encoding GNAT family N-acetyltransferase — protein MSVLIDPARSDDDIAEVTRLAWEFVAFLKDRYPERIAQIDEYLERQRFVQMLADFRSYFNPPKGECVLARLEGVGVGIVMLKPVQGELCEMNRMFVTPEARGHGVGRRLCTTLFDRARALGYRQMRLGALDRHDEALGLYRSLGFEPDPEPDEHAANVLGVISLRMRLL, from the coding sequence ATGTCGGTGTTAATTGACCCGGCCCGGAGCGACGATGATATTGCCGAAGTGACCCGGCTGGCATGGGAATTCGTCGCGTTTCTGAAAGATCGCTATCCTGAACGGATTGCGCAGATCGATGAATATCTCGAACGTCAGAGATTTGTGCAAATGCTCGCGGATTTTCGCAGCTATTTCAACCCGCCTAAAGGTGAATGCGTTCTGGCGCGGCTGGAGGGCGTGGGTGTGGGCATTGTGATGCTGAAACCCGTGCAGGGTGAATTATGCGAGATGAACAGGATGTTCGTAACGCCGGAAGCACGGGGGCATGGCGTGGGACGACGTTTATGCACAACGCTTTTTGACCGCGCCAGGGCGCTTGGCTATCGGCAAATGCGGCTGGGCGCGCTCGATCGGCATGACGAAGCGCTTGGGCTTTATCGCTCGCTTGGGTTTGAGCCTGACCCGGAACCGGATGAACATGCCGCCAATGTGCTCGGGGTTATCAGCTTGCGCATGCGTTTGCTTTAG
- a CDS encoding serine hydrolase domain-containing protein, translating into MRRIKQIFILIVLVLVVLLTFNWGRISRLVAVVTLFDEDRIVANFSQMDAAFESAPLLTGNAQPLPEAPAPLPESFAFNGQDVPLQAWLEDSSYTGLVVLKDGAIAHESYALGTGPDDVRISWSVAKSFLSALFGILVDEGTIPDLNAPVTDFVPALVGSAYDGARIIDVLQMSSGVAFNEDYLDFWSDINKMGRVLALGWSMDGFAAALNGSAHAPGSARQYTSIDTHVLGMVIRGATGRSVVDLMGEKLLAPIGLEGPAYYLTDGYGVAFVLGGLNMRTRDYARFGLLFANQGRLGARQLVPAEWVAASTANTAPADATGDPRGYGYQWWLPPDAQPGEFFAIGIYGQYIYIDQRRGVVIALNAADRNFRDESRDAMNRNIAMFRAIAAGLE; encoded by the coding sequence ATGCGCCGCATCAAGCAAATCTTCATTCTTATCGTCTTGGTTCTGGTGGTTCTGCTCACCTTCAACTGGGGGCGGATCAGCCGGCTGGTTGCGGTTGTCACCCTGTTTGACGAAGACAGGATCGTTGCCAATTTCAGCCAGATGGATGCGGCTTTTGAAAGCGCGCCGCTGCTCACTGGCAATGCCCAGCCCCTGCCCGAAGCCCCTGCACCCCTGCCCGAAAGCTTTGCCTTCAACGGGCAGGACGTGCCCTTGCAGGCCTGGCTGGAAGACAGCAGCTATACCGGGCTGGTCGTGCTGAAGGACGGCGCAATCGCCCATGAATCCTATGCGCTTGGCACCGGGCCGGATGATGTGCGCATTTCATGGTCGGTGGCCAAAAGCTTCCTGTCGGCCCTGTTCGGCATTCTGGTGGATGAAGGCACGATCCCCGATCTGAACGCCCCCGTCACCGATTTTGTGCCCGCCCTTGTTGGCAGCGCCTATGACGGCGCGCGTATCATCGATGTGTTGCAAATGTCATCGGGCGTGGCCTTCAACGAAGACTATCTGGATTTCTGGTCGGATATCAACAAGATGGGCCGCGTTCTGGCGCTTGGCTGGTCGATGGACGGCTTTGCCGCCGCGCTGAACGGGTCGGCCCATGCGCCCGGATCAGCGCGCCAATATACCTCGATCGATACCCATGTGCTGGGCATGGTCATTCGTGGCGCCACCGGGCGCTCGGTGGTCGATCTGATGGGCGAGAAACTGCTTGCACCCATCGGGCTGGAAGGCCCGGCCTATTACCTGACCGATGGCTATGGCGTGGCCTTCGTGCTGGGCGGGCTCAACATGCGCACGCGCGATTATGCCCGCTTCGGCCTGCTGTTTGCCAACCAGGGCCGTCTGGGCGCGCGCCAGCTTGTGCCCGCCGAATGGGTCGCCGCCTCCACCGCCAATACGGCGCCCGCCGATGCCACGGGCGACCCGCGTGGCTATGGCTATCAATGGTGGTTGCCACCCGATGCCCAGCCGGGAGAATTTTTCGCCATCGGTATTTATGGCCAGTATATCTATATCGACCAGCGGCGCGGCGTGGTCATCGCGCTGAACGCCGCCGATCGCAATTTCCGCGACGAAAGCCGCGATGCGATGAACCGCAACATCGCCATGTTCCGCGCGATTGCGGCGGGCTTGGAGTGA
- the maiA gene encoding maleylacetoacetate isomerase has protein sequence MIRLHDYWRSSAAYRLRIALNLMGVAYEQVAVNLLAGAHKTPAHLALNPQGLVPVLEIDGLVMTQSLAIIEYLDEVHAAGFLPEHPAGRARVRALSYAIAMETAPICNLSVRTFVEQESGGKISADAWQLRFITRGLAAFETMLATGAGDYCYGDRVSMADICLVPQLYNARRAGVDLSAMPQLCAIDARLAALPAVAAALPENNAP, from the coding sequence ATGATACGGCTGCACGATTACTGGCGGTCATCCGCCGCTTACCGGCTGCGCATTGCGCTGAACCTGATGGGCGTGGCGTATGAACAGGTGGCGGTGAACCTGCTGGCGGGCGCGCATAAAACCCCCGCGCATCTGGCGCTGAACCCGCAAGGGCTGGTGCCGGTGCTGGAGATTGACGGGCTGGTAATGACCCAGAGCCTGGCGATTATCGAATATCTGGACGAGGTTCACGCAGCCGGGTTTTTGCCCGAACACCCCGCCGGGCGGGCGCGGGTGCGCGCGCTGTCTTACGCCATTGCAATGGAAACCGCGCCGATTTGCAACCTGTCGGTCCGCACATTTGTGGAGCAGGAAAGCGGTGGGAAGATCAGCGCCGATGCCTGGCAATTGCGCTTCATCACCAGGGGGTTGGCGGCGTTCGAGACGATGCTGGCCACGGGCGCGGGCGATTATTGCTATGGCGACAGGGTGAGCATGGCCGATATCTGCCTTGTGCCGCAGCTTTACAATGCCCGCCGCGCGGGGGTGGATTTGAGCGCGATGCCGCAGCTTTGCGCGATAGATGCGCGCCTTGCCGCCCTGCCCGCTGTGGCCGCGGCCCTGCCGGAAAACAACGCACCTTAA
- a CDS encoding acetyl-CoA C-acyltransferase family protein produces the protein MADDIVILGGARTAIGTFGGSLAGLPPTHLAAHVSRAAMARAGVEPGQIGHVVFGHVINTEPRDMYLSRVAAVEAGIPNETPAMNVNRLCGSGVQAIVSASQSLMLNDADFALAGGAECMSRGPHIMQAARWGQKMGDVTTVDMMIGALHDPFGAGHMGVTAENVAAEHGISRAAQDAFAAESQRRALAAIAAGYFDAEIAPIGVKLRRDTVEFAVDEHPKASSPEVLAGLRAVFKKDGTVTAGNASGINDGAAALVLGRADAAAAAGLKPMARIIGYAHAGVRPEVMGIGPVPAVQALLARTGMKAADFDVIESNEAFAAQACAVSKELGLDPARVNPNGGAIALGHPVGATGAIITIKALYELKRTGGRYGLVTMCIGGGQGIALAIERLT, from the coding sequence ATGGCAGATGATATCGTAATTCTGGGCGGGGCGCGCACCGCGATTGGCACTTTTGGTGGCTCACTTGCGGGCCTGCCGCCCACGCATCTGGCCGCGCATGTCAGCCGTGCGGCAATGGCGCGCGCCGGGGTCGAGCCGGGGCAGATCGGCCATGTGGTGTTTGGCCATGTCATCAATACCGAGCCGCGCGATATGTATCTGTCGCGCGTGGCCGCTGTCGAGGCGGGCATTCCCAATGAAACGCCGGCAATGAATGTCAACCGGCTGTGCGGCTCGGGCGTGCAGGCGATAGTTTCGGCCAGCCAGAGCCTGATGCTGAATGATGCCGATTTCGCGCTGGCCGGTGGCGCCGAATGCATGAGCCGCGGGCCGCATATCATGCAGGCCGCTCGCTGGGGCCAGAAGATGGGCGATGTCACCACGGTTGATATGATGATCGGCGCTTTGCACGACCCGTTTGGCGCGGGCCATATGGGCGTGACGGCAGAGAACGTGGCCGCCGAGCATGGAATTAGTCGCGCGGCGCAGGACGCCTTTGCCGCTGAAAGCCAGCGCCGGGCTTTGGCGGCCATCGCGGCGGGGTATTTCGACGCAGAAATTGCACCGATCGGCGTGAAGCTGCGGCGCGATACGGTGGAGTTTGCTGTGGACGAACACCCCAAAGCCAGCAGCCCCGAAGTGCTGGCAGGGCTGCGCGCGGTGTTCAAGAAAGATGGCACGGTGACGGCGGGCAATGCATCCGGCATCAACGATGGTGCGGCGGCTCTGGTGCTGGGCCGTGCCGATGCGGCCGCGGCGGCCGGGCTGAAACCGATGGCGCGGATTATCGGCTACGCCCATGCCGGCGTGCGCCCCGAGGTGATGGGCATCGGCCCCGTGCCTGCCGTGCAGGCGCTGCTTGCGCGCACGGGCATGAAGGCCGCAGATTTTGACGTGATCGAAAGCAACGAAGCCTTCGCCGCCCAGGCCTGCGCGGTGAGCAAGGAGTTGGGGCTGGACCCGGCCCGCGTAAACCCCAATGGCGGGGCGATTGCCCTTGGCCATCCGGTCGGCGCGACAGGCGCGATCATCACCATCAAGGCGCTGTATGAGCTGAAGCGCACCGGCGGGCGCTATGGGCTGGTGACGATGTGCATTGGCGGTGGTCAGGGCATTGCGCTGGCGATTGAGCGGCTGACCTAG
- a CDS encoding GDCCVxC domain-containing (seleno)protein: protein MTKPQIELQSTITCPHCGHESQEEMPTDACQWFYECQSCHAVLTPKKGDCCVFCSYATRPCPPIQAGKGCS, encoded by the coding sequence ATGACAAAGCCGCAAATCGAACTGCAATCAACAATAACCTGCCCGCATTGTGGCCATGAATCACAAGAGGAAATGCCAACAGATGCCTGCCAGTGGTTTTATGAATGCCAGTCCTGCCACGCTGTGCTGACCCCGAAGAAGGGTGATTGCTGTGTTTTCTGCTCCTATGCGACCCGTCCTTGCCCACCCATTCAGGCAGGCAAGGGCTGTAGCTAG